One Methanomassiliicoccales archaeon genomic window carries:
- a CDS encoding GTP-binding protein: MDLVVIAGFLGSGKTTLILSTISKIIEQTGKKIVIIVNDFGKIGIDGKVMQKYGLQVQELASGCICCTLGSDFISTLRTVALEFSPDIVMVEPTGIADPQAILNSLELYSGPPVNRRVVAVVVDAVRFSAIVRALERPLKAQLKAAGLVIINKIDEVSAAAVEEIEAKIREIGATGAIIPASATEGTNLDKVIDYLVSAC; encoded by the coding sequence ATGGATCTTGTTGTCATAGCGGGTTTCCTTGGCTCAGGCAAGACTACGCTGATTCTCTCGACGATTTCGAAAATCATTGAGCAGACTGGAAAAAAAATCGTGATAATTGTAAACGATTTTGGAAAAATTGGAATTGATGGAAAGGTCATGCAGAAATACGGTCTGCAGGTTCAGGAACTTGCCAGTGGATGCATATGCTGCACGCTCGGTTCTGATTTCATCAGTACATTAAGGACTGTGGCACTGGAGTTCTCACCTGACATCGTTATGGTAGAGCCAACGGGTATCGCAGATCCACAAGCGATACTGAACTCACTGGAACTCTATAGCGGACCCCCAGTCAATAGGAGGGTAGTTGCAGTTGTCGTTGATGCCGTAAGGTTTTCTGCGATCGTCAGGGCGCTTGAGAGACCGCTAAAGGCTCAGTTGAAAGCGGCGGGACTCGTCATTATCAACAAGATCGATGAAGTTTCAGCTGCTGCGGTGGAGGAAATTGAAGCAAAGATTAGGGAGATTGGAGCGACGGGAGCAATCATTCCAGCCTCAGCCACGGAGGGTACAAATCTCGACAAGGTTATTGACTATCTGGTGAGTGCATGTTGA
- a CDS encoding aldehyde ferredoxin oxidoreductase family protein, whose translation MEQQTLEGNFMKGYTGRILKIDVSSKSTKIEKLDEKKAKECIGGKGLGAKIILDEVPAGVDPLSPNNTLVFAVGPLTGTRAPTSNRYGAFFKSPLTGIWGESYSGGHLGPQIKKAGYDAVVIKNASPSPIYISIIDDDVRFHDASAIWGKTTAETEDAVKKDIGESKAKVMTIGPAGENLVKFACICNDYYRQLGRAGAGAVMGSKKIKAIAFMGTKEVELENEEKFNAVVKEVLNRIPKDGPMTKYGTPVMVNNQNALGAFPTHYWQKGFFDSHIKINAPTMEKEILDKNKACWNCPVACGKMSSVKEGKYKGTVVEGPEYETIFAFGGLCEIADIKAIAKINEVCDSLGLDTITSGNVIGFAMRAYELGRLNSEFPIRFGDDDIVLKLLDMIASRNGLGNVLAEGVKSASKTLGLEDIAVHVKGLEPPGYDPRGYNGMALSYAIGVRGADHLRSTAYAYEMRGVVDRFAVTGKGTFIKNLEDKLAVIDSMVLCCFVRDAYEWEDLANLYTYATGINMSATELKNAGARAVDNARRFSVREGISRKDDSLPKIFHEVPFSDGSSRMHVVVKEDMERMLDEYYDARGWSRDGIPPV comes from the coding sequence ATGGAGCAACAAACACTGGAAGGGAACTTCATGAAGGGATACACTGGGCGAATTTTGAAGATCGACGTCAGCTCGAAATCGACAAAGATAGAAAAACTTGATGAAAAGAAAGCAAAGGAATGTATTGGCGGCAAGGGTCTCGGCGCGAAAATAATTTTGGACGAAGTTCCTGCGGGCGTGGATCCCCTTTCCCCTAACAATACGCTCGTTTTCGCCGTAGGTCCTTTGACTGGCACGCGTGCCCCAACATCAAACCGATACGGTGCTTTTTTCAAGTCCCCCCTCACAGGCATCTGGGGGGAATCGTATTCAGGCGGGCATCTTGGTCCCCAGATCAAGAAAGCGGGCTATGATGCCGTCGTCATTAAAAACGCCTCCCCGTCTCCGATTTACATCAGCATTATTGATGACGATGTTCGATTTCACGACGCGAGTGCGATCTGGGGAAAAACAACCGCGGAGACCGAAGACGCGGTGAAAAAGGACATCGGTGAGAGTAAGGCTAAAGTTATGACGATTGGACCTGCTGGTGAGAACCTCGTTAAATTCGCATGTATTTGCAATGATTACTACAGACAGCTTGGAAGAGCTGGAGCAGGCGCGGTCATGGGATCAAAGAAGATCAAAGCCATCGCGTTCATGGGCACGAAGGAAGTCGAACTCGAGAACGAGGAGAAATTCAATGCTGTCGTCAAAGAAGTCCTGAACCGCATTCCGAAGGACGGCCCAATGACGAAGTACGGGACGCCGGTAATGGTCAATAATCAGAATGCACTGGGTGCTTTTCCAACACATTACTGGCAAAAGGGATTCTTTGACTCGCACATCAAGATTAACGCCCCGACGATGGAAAAGGAGATTCTCGACAAGAATAAGGCATGCTGGAACTGCCCAGTCGCGTGCGGAAAGATGTCCTCCGTAAAGGAAGGAAAGTACAAGGGGACTGTAGTTGAGGGGCCTGAATACGAAACAATTTTCGCATTTGGGGGACTGTGTGAAATCGCCGATATCAAGGCGATTGCAAAGATCAACGAGGTCTGCGATAGCCTCGGCTTAGACACAATCACATCTGGCAATGTCATTGGATTTGCAATGCGCGCCTACGAACTCGGTCGCCTTAATTCAGAGTTCCCTATAAGATTTGGAGACGATGACATTGTGCTCAAGTTACTCGACATGATTGCGAGCAGGAATGGATTGGGGAACGTACTGGCGGAAGGTGTCAAGAGTGCTTCTAAAACCCTCGGTCTCGAAGATATCGCTGTGCATGTTAAAGGACTCGAGCCCCCGGGTTATGATCCCAGAGGATATAACGGAATGGCGCTATCCTATGCCATCGGCGTCAGAGGAGCTGATCACCTGAGGTCGACTGCGTACGCATATGAGATGAGAGGCGTAGTTGACAGGTTCGCTGTCACTGGCAAGGGAACGTTCATTAAGAATCTCGAAGACAAACTCGCCGTCATCGATTCAATGGTTCTCTGCTGCTTTGTGCGGGACGCCTACGAATGGGAGGATCTTGCGAATTTGTACACGTATGCAACTGGAATCAACATGTCTGCAACGGAACTCAAGAATGCTGGTGCGAGAGCTGTTGATAATGCGCGACGCTTCAGCGTGCGGGAAGGTATCAGCAGAAAAGACGATTCGTTGCCGAAAATTTTCCACGAGGTGCCGTTTTCTGACGGATCATCGCGAATGCATGTCGTCGTCAAGGAAGATATGGAAAGAATGCTCGATGAATACTACGACGCACGTGGATGGAGTAGAGATGGAATTCCGCCAGTTTAG
- a CDS encoding ASKHA domain-containing protein, whose translation MPKVRFEPSGRTVETTDENETLYELAARAGIPLESVCGGRGICGRCRVIIATDVIPVTPEDKKCISEKDLERGVRLACRHKVDRDLVVEVPEECERTGQVILEKTHVRVNIDPAVKRVTLCVPPPSLDYPMADFERIKQVLSISRYRDLKIPLELLSELPGFLRKGEEIEIVLRNNEIIRLAANEDKRVYGVAIDVGTTTIVAYLMDLITGEEVAVKSDMNPQIRYGDDVISRITFTMETTNGLDLLRDLVIKCINDLIHACCSSVQISKEEVYEVVVVGNTAMHHMLFGLEMQSLVFAPHIPVVTAPIEQKAFDAGIDIWKEGYLYSLPNIAGFVGADHVGVLLAVGADRSDKVQMIIDIGTNGEISLVTPDGIASASCAAGPAFEGGNLAFGMRGAKGAIDHVHIRDDLEVEYSVIGNVKPRGICGSGVVDAIAEMIQLGIVDRSGRIVEEIDSPRIIVKDGESRFVIAYENETAVSEPIAITQNDVLQVQYAKAAMYAGAATLMKKMGLGEKDLDAILLAGAFGNYLDPASARTIGLFPEIPLDRIIGIGNAAGAGAKLALLNRELRRRANDIARKVRYIELAAQPDFEETFYSALYFPHLDPSRFPSVNSEIIRRSKGCFLKMKNRSTSKKEKVI comes from the coding sequence ATGCCAAAAGTGCGCTTCGAGCCGTCAGGAAGAACCGTTGAGACAACAGATGAGAATGAAACGCTTTACGAACTTGCAGCAAGAGCCGGGATTCCGCTTGAGTCAGTATGTGGCGGCAGGGGGATCTGTGGGCGGTGCCGTGTCATCATCGCCACTGATGTTATACCAGTTACACCAGAAGACAAGAAGTGCATTTCTGAAAAAGACCTGGAGAGAGGCGTTAGGCTTGCTTGTCGTCACAAGGTCGACCGGGATTTGGTGGTCGAAGTACCCGAGGAATGTGAGAGAACAGGGCAGGTGATACTCGAGAAAACCCATGTGAGGGTCAACATTGATCCTGCCGTGAAAAGAGTGACGCTCTGCGTACCGCCACCATCCCTTGACTATCCAATGGCAGACTTTGAGCGCATCAAGCAAGTCTTGTCAATTTCCAGATACAGAGACTTAAAAATCCCTTTGGAATTACTTTCGGAACTGCCAGGATTCTTGAGAAAAGGTGAAGAAATCGAAATTGTGTTGAGAAATAACGAAATCATCAGACTCGCTGCCAATGAGGACAAACGGGTTTACGGCGTTGCCATCGACGTCGGAACGACAACGATCGTTGCATATCTGATGGACTTAATAACCGGAGAGGAAGTCGCCGTTAAGTCCGACATGAACCCTCAGATCAGATATGGTGATGATGTTATCTCAAGAATTACCTTCACAATGGAGACAACCAATGGGCTCGATCTCCTTCGCGATCTCGTAATCAAATGCATCAACGACCTTATACATGCATGCTGCTCTTCCGTACAGATTTCAAAGGAGGAGGTTTATGAAGTCGTTGTAGTTGGCAATACGGCGATGCACCATATGCTTTTTGGGTTGGAGATGCAGTCGCTTGTCTTCGCACCACATATCCCTGTGGTTACAGCGCCCATCGAGCAGAAAGCCTTTGATGCGGGAATAGACATTTGGAAGGAAGGATATCTTTATTCACTTCCGAACATCGCTGGCTTTGTTGGCGCGGATCATGTTGGTGTGCTCCTCGCTGTAGGTGCCGATCGGTCAGATAAGGTGCAAATGATCATCGACATCGGAACGAATGGAGAAATATCGCTTGTTACACCAGATGGAATCGCAAGTGCTTCCTGCGCCGCCGGTCCTGCGTTTGAGGGCGGAAATCTCGCGTTCGGTATGCGGGGGGCCAAAGGTGCGATCGACCACGTTCATATTAGAGATGACTTAGAAGTAGAATATTCTGTTATCGGAAACGTCAAGCCTCGTGGTATCTGCGGTTCTGGTGTGGTTGATGCAATCGCTGAGATGATTCAATTGGGGATTGTCGATAGATCTGGAAGAATCGTCGAGGAGATTGATTCGCCTCGCATAATCGTCAAGGATGGAGAATCGCGTTTCGTCATTGCATACGAGAATGAGACGGCTGTCAGCGAACCGATAGCGATCACTCAAAACGATGTACTCCAGGTACAGTACGCGAAAGCTGCGATGTATGCTGGAGCGGCAACTCTTATGAAAAAGATGGGATTAGGTGAAAAGGATCTTGATGCAATTCTACTTGCTGGGGCATTCGGGAACTATTTAGACCCGGCGAGTGCAAGGACAATTGGACTCTTCCCTGAAATCCCCCTCGATCGCATCATTGGTATTGGCAATGCGGCGGGTGCGGGGGCAAAATTGGCTCTTCTCAATAGAGAGCTGAGAAGGCGTGCGAATGATATTGCGAGAAAGGTCAGGTATATTGAGCTTGCGGCGCAACCAGATTTTGAAGAAACTTTCTATTCTGCACTCTACTTCCCACATCTCGACCCTTCACGATTTCCTTCTGTCAATTCTGAGATCATACGAAGATCGAAGGGGTGTTTCTTAAAAATGAAGAACCGCTCCACTTCAAAGAAGGAAAAGGTAATTTAG
- a CDS encoding uroporphyrinogen decarboxylase family protein, which yields MSSRDRVYAALMHDSVDRIPVCGMGWTIGAVAGGFSTKEYAQDGETMAKGQIAFWEKTGVDILNPTSDMGQLAEGWGVKMRYEADLTPMLGEFAVKEPSDWEKLQVLDPLVDGRMHVTIRAVKKIRDHLGDRTALMPYVPTPLTSATHVCNMEQVMMDILLNPDALHIGLKTMTETIIAYIEAIMDAGADGVLFATTRASGEITTEEQYREFGVKYDRLVLSSLRKQDGANILHVCGVEPHFEILAGYTNANGINWWDRGSNLSLEEAKARYGGKVCLVGGIDQTTTLILEGAEAVEREAKDAIEKGFLDRKGMILSPGCEISPNTPLENVKAMVKAAELYGKGGR from the coding sequence ATGAGCTCAAGGGATAGGGTGTATGCTGCACTGATGCATGACTCTGTCGATCGGATCCCCGTCTGCGGTATGGGGTGGACGATCGGCGCGGTCGCTGGCGGCTTTTCGACGAAAGAATATGCGCAAGATGGCGAAACAATGGCGAAGGGGCAGATCGCCTTTTGGGAAAAAACTGGCGTTGACATCCTTAACCCTACTTCAGATATGGGGCAGCTCGCGGAGGGTTGGGGGGTAAAGATGCGATACGAGGCTGATCTGACGCCGATGCTCGGTGAATTCGCTGTTAAGGAGCCAAGTGATTGGGAAAAACTGCAGGTTCTCGATCCTCTCGTTGACGGAAGAATGCACGTGACTATCCGAGCTGTGAAAAAAATTAGGGATCATCTTGGAGATAGGACGGCTCTCATGCCATATGTTCCTACCCCGCTGACCTCGGCGACGCACGTGTGCAACATGGAACAGGTCATGATGGATATTTTGCTCAATCCCGACGCGCTTCACATAGGCCTGAAAACGATGACTGAAACAATCATCGCGTATATTGAGGCGATCATGGATGCTGGTGCTGATGGCGTCCTCTTTGCGACAACTCGTGCATCTGGTGAGATCACAACTGAAGAACAATATAGGGAGTTCGGTGTGAAGTATGATCGGCTCGTGCTTTCATCACTAAGAAAACAAGACGGGGCAAATATACTGCATGTCTGTGGTGTCGAACCACATTTCGAGATTCTCGCCGGCTACACGAACGCAAATGGGATCAATTGGTGGGATCGCGGTAGCAATTTGAGTCTTGAAGAAGCGAAAGCGAGGTACGGAGGTAAGGTCTGCCTCGTGGGCGGGATCGATCAGACGACAACACTCATTCTTGAGGGTGCTGAGGCGGTTGAACGGGAAGCGAAGGATGCGATCGAAAAGGGGTTCCTTGATCGCAAGGGAATGATCCTTTCGCCAGGTTGTGAGATCTCGCCGAATACGCCATTAGAGAATGTAAAGGCGATGGTGAAGGCAGCTGAACTCTATGGGAAAGGGGGGCGATAG
- a CDS encoding acetyl ornithine aminotransferase family protein — MSENKLDRISIVVEPPGPKAREILERDKKYLATTNKVMPVVAKRGQGLYVEDVDGNVYLDFQSGIAVNNTGHCHPKVVEAVRKQVAELIHFPGILLSQNIEGEVAKKLNEITPGDFVKKVYFMCSGAGAIDSAIKVARWATGRPRNIAFIGAFHGKSIGSMSLTASRTAYRKGFFPEMPGVLHVPYAYCYRCPYKMTYPSCDLYCAKIIDELYLQKFIPPEEVAAIFVEPIQGEGGYIVPPKPWMKEIKKICEKYGILFVADEVQSGFGRTGKWFAIEHFDVVPDIMVVAKGIASGLPMSACIFNEKFDIKQPGAHATTFGGNLVTCAAALATIEAIEEERMLENAAKQGAYMIARLNEMKDKYEILGDVRGIGLMTAIEIVKDKKSRTPAPDERNKICLDAMKRGLLILFCGPSSIRIIPALNVTREQIDTAMEILEQLLRENDAH, encoded by the coding sequence ATGTCTGAGAATAAACTTGACAGGATATCGATCGTCGTTGAGCCGCCTGGTCCGAAGGCACGTGAAATCCTTGAGAGGGATAAGAAGTATCTCGCTACAACGAATAAGGTCATGCCAGTTGTTGCCAAAAGAGGACAAGGTCTTTATGTTGAGGATGTCGATGGCAATGTCTACCTAGACTTTCAGTCTGGGATTGCCGTCAACAATACTGGTCATTGCCATCCAAAGGTCGTCGAGGCCGTGAGAAAACAGGTTGCTGAACTCATTCACTTCCCGGGCATTCTTCTTTCTCAGAATATTGAAGGCGAGGTGGCGAAGAAGCTCAATGAAATCACACCTGGCGATTTCGTGAAAAAAGTTTATTTTATGTGCAGTGGCGCGGGCGCGATCGACTCTGCGATAAAAGTAGCTAGATGGGCAACTGGGAGGCCGCGGAATATTGCATTTATCGGGGCATTCCACGGAAAGTCCATAGGCTCGATGAGCCTGACGGCGAGCAGGACTGCGTACAGGAAAGGTTTCTTCCCGGAGATGCCAGGTGTTCTTCATGTGCCATACGCCTACTGTTATCGGTGCCCCTACAAGATGACTTATCCCAGCTGCGATCTTTACTGCGCTAAGATCATCGATGAGCTCTATCTTCAGAAGTTCATTCCACCCGAGGAAGTGGCGGCCATTTTTGTCGAGCCGATACAGGGCGAAGGCGGGTATATTGTCCCACCGAAGCCGTGGATGAAGGAGATCAAGAAAATCTGTGAGAAGTACGGCATTCTCTTCGTCGCTGATGAGGTTCAATCGGGATTTGGAAGGACGGGTAAATGGTTTGCGATTGAGCATTTTGACGTGGTCCCAGACATCATGGTCGTCGCAAAGGGGATCGCTTCCGGATTGCCGATGAGCGCATGCATTTTCAATGAGAAATTTGACATCAAGCAACCCGGCGCACATGCTACTACATTCGGTGGGAACCTAGTCACCTGTGCCGCAGCGCTAGCCACGATCGAGGCTATTGAAGAAGAGAGAATGCTGGAAAACGCGGCGAAACAGGGGGCCTACATGATCGCGCGTTTGAACGAAATGAAGGATAAATACGAGATTCTGGGGGACGTGCGCGGTATCGGTTTGATGACGGCGATCGAGATCGTGAAAGACAAGAAATCGAGAACACCAGCGCCAGATGAACGGAATAAGATATGCCTCGACGCAATGAAAAGAGGTCTACTCATTCTATTCTGCGGACCGAGCAGCATTCGTATCATTCCAGCCCTCAATGTTACGAGGGAACAAATAGACACGGCGATGGAAATCCTCGAGCAGCTGCTCAGGGAAAATGATGCTCACTAA
- a CDS encoding winged helix-turn-helix transcriptional regulator has product MNREKLDEKDKELLIMLANHPDWTYEKIAEKMGMTSRSVGYRIERLRELKILQKANLIYYDRLGDLIYSVVLKFDTGLSPQDQEKVLRELKSHPATIQVFTAIGAFSAILLFHAETPREAERLIRELVISNKCFSGYEISQITEIYSIYRHYY; this is encoded by the coding sequence ATGAACCGCGAAAAACTTGACGAAAAAGACAAAGAGCTCTTGATCATGCTGGCAAACCATCCAGATTGGACGTACGAGAAAATCGCTGAGAAAATGGGAATGACAAGCAGATCTGTAGGGTACAGGATTGAAAGACTCAGAGAACTCAAAATCCTTCAGAAAGCAAATCTCATTTATTACGATCGCCTCGGAGATTTGATCTATTCGGTAGTTCTCAAATTTGACACGGGACTATCGCCACAAGATCAAGAGAAAGTTCTCAGAGAACTCAAGAGTCATCCTGCCACTATTCAGGTTTTCACCGCCATTGGTGCTTTCAGTGCGATCTTGCTTTTCCACGCGGAAACACCAAGAGAAGCTGAACGGCTGATCAGAGAACTCGTGATCAGCAACAAATGTTTTTCTGGATATGAAATAAGTCAGATCACGGAGATATACAGCATCTATCGTCATTATTACTAA
- a CDS encoding cobalamin-dependent protein (Presence of a B(12) (cobalamin)-binding domain implies dependence on cobalamin itself, in one of its several forms, or in some unusual lineages, dependence on a cobalamin-like analog.): MNEEQYKMAYECVVNGKVGEAQKIGEMLKAAGVDSKDVGKVLIDAMNVVGHKYREREIALPQLILATHSFKKMLLPYVMDTKGEAGTVVMGVVQNDIHDIGKNLVVGMLQVYGYKVHDLGKDVPLDKFVEAAKQQNANIVGAGTLLTATMPELETILNKLKDAGLKDKVKYMVGGAPITTTFAKRIGADGYAADAVLAVEMVAELMKGNQCYLAARQEKA, from the coding sequence ATGAATGAGGAACAATACAAAATGGCGTACGAATGCGTGGTCAACGGAAAAGTTGGAGAAGCGCAGAAAATCGGTGAAATGTTGAAAGCTGCAGGTGTTGACAGCAAGGACGTTGGAAAGGTTCTCATAGACGCGATGAACGTCGTTGGACATAAGTATCGGGAACGAGAGATCGCGCTGCCACAACTGATTCTCGCAACGCATTCGTTCAAGAAGATGCTTTTACCGTATGTGATGGACACGAAAGGCGAGGCTGGGACAGTTGTCATGGGTGTCGTGCAGAATGACATCCACGACATCGGAAAGAATCTCGTCGTCGGTATGTTGCAGGTCTACGGCTACAAAGTTCATGATCTGGGAAAGGATGTGCCGCTCGACAAGTTTGTCGAGGCGGCTAAACAGCAAAACGCCAATATCGTTGGCGCTGGAACATTGCTCACTGCCACAATGCCAGAATTAGAGACAATTCTTAATAAGTTGAAGGACGCAGGATTGAAGGACAAAGTCAAATACATGGTCGGTGGCGCGCCCATCACGACAACCTTTGCCAAAAGGATTGGGGCAGACGGCTACGCTGCAGACGCTGTTCTTGCTGTTGAGATGGTCGCGGAACTGATGAAAGGGAATCAGTGCTATCTGGCTGCGCGACAAGAAAAGGCCTGA
- a CDS encoding uroporphyrinogen decarboxylase family protein: MEMTPMQRFEAALNFETPDYVPVSLFGGIFEVHFVPGMDVIKYGTSGANMAKAHIAFYEHVGGDNIYCLSDMGLIVQGWGVRMKLPTEPDIHMALGKFPVKEPGDWEKLEVLDPRVDGRMRLYLDACAICSEKYGDRVPIGVSMPSPLTTTTHVCSMEDTLMHMITDPDALKKGLKVITDTIADFINACVDNGAYFAGYLTTRASKEITTVEQYREFGAPYDEEIFRRTPAMVHVPHICGVEPMFEIIDDYRKKFKNVKAISWWDRGAKPNLAEAKATYGRNLALMAGIDHTNTLVSGTPDDVAAEIKNACETAKEGSGFVLAPGCEVSPKTPWANMRAAINAARRYGKY, from the coding sequence ATGGAAATGACACCGATGCAGCGGTTTGAGGCGGCCTTGAATTTTGAGACGCCTGACTACGTCCCAGTGTCGCTTTTCGGCGGGATATTTGAGGTACATTTTGTGCCGGGTATGGATGTGATCAAGTACGGCACAAGTGGAGCCAACATGGCGAAAGCTCACATTGCTTTTTACGAGCATGTTGGCGGAGACAATATCTACTGCCTATCGGACATGGGGCTGATTGTGCAGGGTTGGGGAGTGAGGATGAAACTTCCGACTGAGCCAGATATCCACATGGCGCTGGGGAAGTTCCCGGTGAAAGAGCCTGGTGACTGGGAAAAGCTAGAGGTGCTTGATCCACGTGTTGACGGTAGAATGAGGCTGTACCTCGATGCATGCGCTATATGTAGCGAAAAGTATGGTGATAGAGTTCCAATTGGCGTGTCGATGCCAAGCCCGTTGACGACGACAACCCATGTCTGTTCGATGGAAGATACACTCATGCACATGATTACCGATCCCGACGCGCTAAAGAAAGGGTTGAAGGTCATCACAGATACGATCGCGGATTTCATCAACGCTTGCGTTGACAATGGCGCTTACTTTGCGGGTTACCTCACGACAAGGGCGAGCAAGGAGATCACAACTGTTGAACAGTACCGTGAATTTGGCGCACCATATGATGAGGAGATCTTTAGGAGAACGCCCGCGATGGTCCATGTCCCACACATCTGCGGTGTCGAACCGATGTTCGAAATCATCGACGATTATAGAAAGAAATTCAAGAACGTTAAGGCGATTTCATGGTGGGACAGGGGTGCGAAACCAAACCTTGCTGAAGCGAAAGCGACATATGGAAGGAACCTCGCTCTAATGGCAGGCATTGATCATACGAATACACTTGTTTCTGGAACACCAGATGACGTCGCCGCCGAAATAAAGAATGCTTGTGAAACTGCAAAAGAGGGAAGCGGGTTCGTTTTAGCACCAGGTTGTGAAGTTTCACCGAAAACACCGTGGGCGAACATGCGCGCAGCGATTAACGCCGCGAGACGATACGGGAAGTACTGA
- a CDS encoding amidohydrolase, whose translation MKDVDSGKKKSGSRVGKSGVKKEKGIPLDAAIINANVITVDKNMSRAEAVGILNGVIVAVGSNKEIESMIGSKTKVIDAKGKTVVPGFHDSHMHPLLVGHFARGVYLTDVKDIPEMLERIKQKVKETPKGEMILGFGWNQERMAEKRYPTRWEVDTVAPDHPVFLIHWNAHIYLINTMLMNQKGITKDTPDPPGGTIVKDDKGEPTGVLLENAIDLIAPGFLETGAGLFSYEQSKAALKYCVDRAAEWGLTSIVDILAGDAQVKAYQELEAEGKLPVRVNFYLGFQYLDYLIKLGIKSGFGSSKVRLAGAKMIVDGSLSSHTAALREPYADMPDNRGVMRLTYEEIRAFVENATKNGIRVDIHALGDGAIETVLKIFRETLNKYNVKDPRFKISHCIIHAPDLIEQFKEMNVIANVQPVFIMKGQHWIPRLVGPQREKYAHPYRSMMEAGIHMCSGTDAPIETMNPIMNIYAASVRKDAQGVPKGGWHPEQRIPVEHALKMVTIEGAYATGEEHVKGSIEVGKYADIVILSDDPLGVEPDKIKDIRVLLTMVGGEVVHSKME comes from the coding sequence ATGAAGGATGTGGATAGTGGTAAGAAGAAAAGTGGAAGTAGAGTTGGAAAAAGTGGTGTGAAAAAGGAAAAGGGGATTCCTCTTGATGCAGCGATCATCAATGCGAATGTGATCACTGTTGACAAGAATATGTCAAGAGCGGAGGCCGTAGGCATTCTGAACGGTGTAATAGTAGCCGTTGGCAGTAACAAAGAAATTGAATCAATGATCGGTAGCAAGACGAAAGTGATCGATGCGAAAGGAAAAACCGTTGTCCCAGGATTTCATGACTCGCACATGCACCCATTGCTCGTCGGGCATTTTGCAAGGGGTGTATACCTGACAGACGTAAAGGATATCCCTGAGATGCTTGAAAGGATTAAACAAAAGGTCAAAGAGACGCCAAAGGGAGAAATGATTCTCGGGTTCGGTTGGAACCAGGAGCGCATGGCGGAAAAGCGCTACCCGACAAGGTGGGAAGTCGATACAGTCGCACCGGATCATCCGGTCTTCCTCATTCACTGGAACGCCCATATCTATCTGATCAACACGATGTTAATGAACCAGAAGGGGATCACGAAGGATACGCCGGACCCTCCAGGTGGCACGATTGTGAAGGACGACAAGGGCGAGCCGACCGGTGTCCTTCTTGAGAACGCGATCGATCTCATCGCGCCAGGGTTCCTCGAAACGGGTGCGGGCCTGTTCAGCTATGAGCAGAGCAAGGCCGCACTGAAGTATTGTGTAGACAGGGCGGCGGAATGGGGACTCACTTCGATCGTCGATATACTCGCAGGAGACGCTCAGGTGAAGGCCTATCAGGAGCTTGAGGCCGAAGGGAAGTTGCCGGTGAGGGTCAATTTCTATTTGGGTTTCCAGTATCTCGATTACTTGATCAAACTCGGTATAAAAAGCGGTTTTGGATCCAGTAAGGTAAGATTAGCTGGCGCAAAGATGATCGTGGACGGCTCACTCAGCAGTCATACCGCTGCGCTCCGCGAACCCTATGCTGATATGCCAGACAACAGAGGGGTGATGCGTCTCACGTACGAGGAAATCAGAGCGTTCGTGGAAAACGCAACGAAGAACGGAATTAGGGTCGATATTCACGCATTAGGTGATGGAGCAATTGAAACAGTCCTTAAGATTTTTAGAGAAACGCTCAATAAGTATAATGTTAAAGATCCAAGATTCAAGATCAGTCATTGCATCATACACGCCCCGGATCTTATCGAGCAATTCAAGGAAATGAACGTCATCGCAAACGTGCAGCCGGTGTTCATCATGAAGGGACAACACTGGATCCCTCGACTTGTCGGGCCGCAGAGAGAAAAGTACGCACATCCGTATAGGTCTATGATGGAAGCCGGCATCCATATGTGCTCTGGGACTGACGCGCCAATCGAAACGATGAATCCGATCATGAATATCTATGCAGCTTCAGTGAGGAAAGACGCACAGGGAGTTCCTAAGGGAGGATGGCATCCCGAGCAGCGCATTCCAGTGGAACACGCGTTGAAGATGGTGACGATTGAAGGCGCTTACGCGACTGGAGAAGAGCATGTCAAAGGGTCAATAGAAGTAGGCAAGTATGCAGATATTGTCATTTTAAGCGACGATCCGCTGGGAGTGGAGCCTGACAAGATCAAGGACATACGAGTGCTCCTCACGATGGTCGGGGGAGAAGTTGTCCACTCTAAAATGGAATAG